GTCTTTCGCCGAATATTGACACTAACGATCTGAACACAAAGATTGGGTCTGCCAGAAAGTTCCTTGAGAAGGGGAATAAGGTAAAAGTCACACTTCGATTCAGAGGTCGTGAGATGGCACGTATGTTTAAGTCGAAGTACATTCTGGATGATTTTGCTGAGGCGCTTTCAGAGGTAGCCGTAATTGATAAGCCTTCTAAGGCAGAGGGCAGAAGTTTGGTAATGTTTTTATCAGCAAAGAAAGTTTAATTGAGATATATTTAAGGAGGACAATCGTAATGCCTAAGTTAAAGACTAGCAGAGCAGCAGCAAAGCGTTTTAAGAGAACAGGAACAGGTAAGCTTGTAAGAAATAAGGCGTATAAGTCACACATCTTAACTAAGAAGTCAACAAAGAGAAAGAGAAATCTTAGAAAAGATATCGTAACCGATGCAACAAATGCAAAGGTTATGAAGAAGATTTTACCATATTTATAAGTTGAATAGTTAAGAGGGAGGATATACCAAAATGGCAAGAATTAAGGGCGGATTAAACGCTAAGAAGAAGCACAATAGAGTTCTGAAGATGGCAAAGGGCTATAGAGGAGCTAGATCTAAGCAGTATAGAATTGCTAAGCAGTCAGTAATGAGAGCATTGAAGAGCTCTTATGCAGGTAGAAAAGAGAGAAAGAGACAGTTCAGACAGCTCTGGATTGCTCGTATTAATGCGGCATGTAGATTGAATGACATTTCTTACTCAAAGTTTATGTATGGCTTGAAGCTTGCAGGTATCGAGATGAACAGAAAGATGCTTTCTGAGCTTGCAATTAATGACGCAGCTGCATTTACAAAGATTGTTGAAGCAGCAAAGGCTAAATTGGCTTAATTTAGGGCGTGCCCATCAAAGCGATGGGAGCTTGAAAAGATGACATGATAGAGAGAGGCTATAAATTTGGATTTCCAAATCTATAGCCTTATTTTTTTGTTAAAAAAATGGAGGCTAACAACTGTTAAGAGTAATTTATAAAAAAATTATAAATATGTGTTGATTTTTATAAGTTTTAATGATAGAATAAAATATAAATATTGAAAAGGAGGCTTTAAGAACTTTAATTATGAGTAAATACTATTCTATCAGAGAATTTTCAAGAATTTTAGGAGTATCAGCCCAAACACTTAGAAATTGGGATGCAAACGGTAAACTTCATCCACATCATGTGTCTAGTAATGGATACAGATATTATTCTCATGAACAATTAAATCAGGTTATGAATATAAAATCTGATTTGAATAGAATTGTCATTGGATATTGCAGAGTTTCAAGCAATAAACAAAAAGATGATTTAGAAAGACAAATAGAGAATATGAAGCTGTATCTAAATACTCAAGGGAAACCTTATGAAATAATTTCGGATATAGGTTCTGGAATTAATTATAAGAAAAAGGGTTTAAGAGAATTAATTAAACGTATATCTCAAAATAAAGTGGAAAAAGTTGTAGTTCTTTACAAAGACAGACTACTAAGATTTGGATTTGAATTAGTTGAATATGTTGCAAGTTTATATAATTGTGACATAGAAATAATTGATAATACAGAAAAATCAGAACAGCAAGAGCTTGTAGAAGATTTAGTTCAAATTATCACAGTTTTTAGTTGTAAATTACAAGGCAAACGTGCTAATAAAGCTAGAAAATTAGTAAATGAATTAATTGAGGTTGACAGTGAAAAATGATAAAATCAATAAAAATCAGACTATACCCAAATAATAAACAGATTACTAAACTATTTCAATATGCTGGATGTGCGAGATTTGCTTACAATTGGGCTATTGCAAAGGAACAAGAGAACTATAAGCAAAAAAATAAATTCTTATCGGATAATGAATTACGAAAAGAATTTACACAGCTAAAGAAACTGCCAGAGTATAGATGGTTAAATGAAGTAAGTAATAATGTAACAAAGCAAGCAATCAAAGATGCTTGTAATGCCTATAAAAAATTTTTCAAAGGGCAATGCAAATATCCTAAATTTAAAAGTAAAAAGCATTCAACTCCTTCTTTTTATCAAGATACTGGTAAAATTCAGTTTACAGATACTCATGTAAAAGTCGAAGGATTTTCAATGAGTAAAAGACGAAATAAACAAAAATTGAATTGGATTAGACTTTGTGAAAAAGAAAGAATACCAATTAACTGTAAATACTTAAATCCACGCTTTACATATGATGGATTGTATTGGTATGTATCCATTGGAATTGAAGTAGATGACAATAATAATCTTCCATCAAATGATGGTGTCGGAATTGATTTAGGTATTAAAAACTTAGCAGTTTGTTCTGATGGAAATACTTATAAGAACATAAATAAAACACAAAAAGTAAGAAAAATAGAAAAGAAAAAACGCAGGTTACAGCGTTCAATATCAAGAAGATATGAGAAAAATAAGAAAGGAGGCAGTTATTGTAAAACAAGTAACATAATAAAAAGAGAAAAAGAACTTTTAAAAGTAATAAAACGATTAACAAATATTCGTCAAAACTACTTACATCAGACAACATCTGAAATCATAAAGCGAAAACCAAGTTTTATCTGTATGGAAGATTTGAATGTAAGTGGAATGATGAAAAATAAGCATTTATCCAAAGCAGTACAACAACAATGCTTTTATGAATTTAGAAAGCAGATTGAGTATAAGTCTAACTGGAATAATATTTCAGTCATTATAGCAGACAGATTCTTTCCAAGTTCTAAACTATGTAGTTGTTGTGGAAATATTAAAAAAGATTTGAAACTGTCTGACAGAATTTATAAATGTGAATGTGGAAACATCATAGATAGAGATTTTCAAGCAAGTTTGAATCTAAAGCAGTATGGAGAGAATGTTTTAAAACAATCTGTAGTGTAACACTTTAAAGTTATTACAGATATGTACCGAACGTTAATAGGGAATTGACGCCTACGGAGAGTACAAGAACTTGTAATTAGTATTTGAATTTATTCAGTATGAAAGCATACTCGATGAAGTAGGAATGAAACATAAAAGTTTATTAGCTTTTTATAAGTTTTCAGTAACGGAAGAGGAATAATTAGAGCTTTTCGGGCGTAGAGTGGCTTGAGTGGAAGATATTTTAGCTGCAGTTGATCCTGAGGACAATGATCTTTTAAATGATGCCATTATTGAAAATCAGCAGACCGTTGAGATGACCGACATCTACCGTGAAATCATTGATGGAACAGGACAATATGTTCTAAAAAAAATAGGCCGTGGTATACCACAGCCTAAGATTCGTGCAGAAAAAGGGACTTGAACCCTCAAGGTATTGCTACCACACGGACCTGAACCGTGCGCGTCTGCCAATTCCGCCATTTCTGCTTGCCGTAATAGTATAGGTGAAGTTAAAAGAAAAGTCAAGAGAATATATTTTTTTAAAAAATAAAAAAAGTGCTTGCATTATTTGAAAATAGATGATATACTCTTGAATGTCCTTAAGAGAGGGATATGCGGGGATGCTGGAATTGGCAGACAGGCTAGACTAAGGATCTAGTGATTGTATGATCGTGAGGGTTCAAGTCCCTTTTCCCGCACGGCAGAGAGCAGGAACGAGAGTTTCTGCTCTCTTTCTATTGATATCATAGTAAAAATTAATATTGCATATTTTCTTTAAGAATGTTATATTTAGAAGGTATTATTTTTGATTGCAATCGGTAATACACGAAACTGCATTGAGAACCCAAGGTGGTGGATGACCGCCGTGTTGGCTAATGCACAGAGGGAGTGGATGCAGGAGAGGGTAATGCAGTAGACACATTTGGAAGTAAGATTTAGAGATGCCCCGCAACAGAATTGATCACTTTGTTAGTATTGTAGCATCAATAACTTTTATCACTGAATGTTGGTTATGCCTAGTATGAGTAGTATTGAGCTGTGAACTGCAGATGTTAATGAGAAAATCCATAGGCGGCTTTTGTTTCGCAAGTGGAGCAGGAGTAATACCCTTGTTATCATTAAACTACGCGCCATATCATTTTTGATATGGCGTTTTTTCATTTTCTGGGATATAATTAGGTAATGCTAATTAGGGATACCTAATTATATCTGGGAGGTGAATATGTTACTTGCACTTGTGATTGCGGCAACAGTATTGAAAAAGAAGGTCGGAGATCGGCCAAATAGAGAGAGAAAAGTGAATGAAAGGGATACCGCATGGGAGAATGTGCAGGAGAATCAGATGTGGTGTTTGCAGAGATATCGAAAAAGTGACAGGGCAAGAATTCTCAATGCACAAAATATTCAAATGGCGTGGGGCACATGGTCTGCGATGGAAGATAAGTTTTTTCGACTGAGCAGTGGACAATTTTTTAGAGCAGGTGATGTTATTGGAATTGACCGAGGACTGTATCGACATTTTGGAGTCTATGTGGGCGATGGAAAAGTGATTCACTACGCAGCAGATGATGGAGATTTTGGAAGAAATCCAAGCGTGAGAGAGACGACAATAAAAGATTTTAGTAAAAATATAGATGATATCTTTGTGTTGCATTTTCCAGGAGAGGGAAGGGCACCAGAGAAAATAAGAAAAAAGATGTCAAGACATTACAAAACAGAAAAAAGAGGCTTGTGTGACTTTTTATTTCGAGAAAAATATGAGTTGTTTTCAGCAGAAGAAACTGTAAAAAGAGCCTATCAAAGACTTGGGGAATGTGCCTATAATTTGACGAGAAATAATTGTGAACATTTTGCACTGTGGTGTAAGACAGGAGTTTCCGCTTCTAGGCAGGTGGATCGGTTTGTAAGTGAATTGGTTGGTATATAATATAAAAAAGTAGTATAAAAAAGCTGTCGAGTGTGACAGCTTTTTGTGATATAATACAAAAATATATGTGAAAAAAGAAAGGAAGGATGGACTTGTACTATTCAGAAGAAACAATTGAAGAGGTCAGATCAGCAAGTGATATAGTGGATGTTGTCTCTTCCTATGTGAAGATTCAAAAAAGAGGAGCCCAATATATGGGACTTTGCCCATTTCATAATGAGAAGACCCCTTCCTTTTCGGTATCGCCATCAAAGCAGATGTATTACTGCTTTGGCTGTGGGGCTGGTGGAAATGTCATCACTTTTATTATGCAATATGAGAATCTAACTTTTATAGAGGCACTAAAGTTTCTAGCTGAGCGTTCAAATATTGCATTGCCACAGAAAGAAGAAACACAAGGGGAAAGAAAGACTCGCAGTGAAAAAAATATTTTGTTAGAAATCAATAAATTGGCGGCAATGTATTTCTATCATCAACTCAGACAACCACAGGGGGATCAGGCCAGAGATTATTTGTTGGCAAGAGGATTATCTGCAGAGGACATTGTTCACTTTGGTCTGGGATTTTCAAATAAAACTTCGGATGACTTGTATCGCTATTTAAAGAGCAAAGGATATGACGATGCTATTTTAAAGCAAACAGGACTTGTGACGGTGGAAGAGCGGGGAAGCAGAGATAAGTTTTGGAATCGAGTGATGTTTCCTATTCTGGATGTCAATAGTCGAGTGATTGGCTTTGGTGGGCGAGTGATGGGCGATGGAATGCCCAAGTACTTGAATTCGCCGGAGACAAAATTATTTGACAAGAGTAAAAACTTGTATGGTCTTAATTTTGCACGCTATTCGAGGAAGGAGGATATGATTCTTTGCGAGGGATATATGGATGTGATTGCCCTTCAGCGGGCAGGATTTGTCAATGCAGTGGCTTCTCTTGGAACAGCACTGACCATTTCTCATGTTCAACTACTTCGTCGGTATGTAAAGCGGGTGATTTTGGCCTATGATTCAGATGGAGCAGGAATCAATGCGGCCAGGCGAGCAATTGGGCTTTTGCGGGAAGCAGGAATGAGTGCCCGAGTATTGAATATGCAGCCATACAAAGATCCAGATGAATTTATTAAAAATTTGGGCAAAGATGCCTATCAAGAGCGGATTGATCGGGCAAAAAATGCATTTTTGTGGGAAATTGATGTGCTTGAAAAAGAATTTGATCTTCATGATCCTGAGCAGCAGACGGATTTTCAGCGAAAAGTGGCCGAAAGATTGTGTAGCTTTCAGGACGGATTGGAGAGAGAAAACTATATGCAAGCTGTCTGCAAGGAGCATTTTATTGCCTATGAGGATATGCGTCGCATGGTCAATGGAATGGGGGCACAAGTACAGCTACAAAATGCTATTCAAAGTCAGAGAGAGAAAGAAAAAGAAAAGCATTCGATCCAGCGCAGGGAAAAGGAAGATGGAATAAAAAAGAGTCAGAGGCTTTTACTCACTTGGATGATTGAGGATGCAAAGGTATTTGAAAAAATTAAAAACTATATCTCGCCCTCTGATTTCATTGAGAAAATTTATCAAGATGTGGCAACAAGGATCTATCAAGATTATGAAAAGGGTGTGGTAAATCCCGCAGCGATTCTTGATGAATATATGGAAGATGAGGAGTTACAAAAACAGATTACCAGGCTATTTCATGCAGAGCTTTTAGGGGAGGTGACAGAGAAAGAGAAGAAGAAGGCAATGGAAGAGAGTATTTTGAAATTGAAGTTGGCCAGTCTTGACTTGCGTGCAAAGTCAGCACTCAGTCCGACACAATTTCAAGAAATTATTTTAGAGCAGGCACAATGGAGAAAGAAGGGAGTACATATTGAATAGTGAAGAAGGTGAGGCTGTCAAGTAGATTAGAAAGAATTGCGAGTATGGTAAAAGACAATGCCATACTTGCTGATATTGGAACAGATCATGGATTTATTCCAGTGAAATTAGTTGATGAAGGACGGATTCAAAAGGCCATTGCCTGTGATTTGTGTTCGGGTCCACTTGAGCGTGCCAGAGCTCATATTCGGGAATATGGATTGGAAAATCAAATTGAGACAAGACTGTCTGATGGTTTGTGTGAGATTGTCGCAGGTGAAGTGGACACTGTGCTCATTGCGGGAATGGGAGGAGAACTCATTGTTCGCATACTAGAAGAAAGAAAAGACTTAAAAGAGGGCATAAAGGAGTATATTTTATCACCACATTCGGAGTGGTCACTTGTTCGCAAATACTTGTGGGCAAATGGATATTCCATTGTGGAAGAGGAAATGCTTTGTGAGGATCACAAATATTATATCATTTTGCGTGTGTTGCCAGAGCGAGATATGCGAGAAAAAACAGAAATCTATGCACTCTTTGGTGAGGATTTAATTCAAAAGAATCATCCTGTATTGAGGGAGTATCTTTTGAAGGAAAAAAAGAAATTTGTACAAATTTTGTCTGGACTAGAGGATGGCGGTGAAAAGCTAAATCAGAGAAGGCAAGAAATTACACATTATATCTCGTGCGTTGAGGAGGCAGAACATGAAATGCAAGGAAATACTAGAAAATTTAAATAAGATTATGCCAATGGAGCTTGCCATGTCTTGGGACAATCCAGGACTACTTGTGGGAAGAAGAGATTGCTCTGTAAAGCGGATATTGTTGGCACTCGATGTCACAACAGAGGCAATTGAGCAGGCGGTTGCTCTGGGGGTAGATTTATTGATCACACATCATCCATTGATTTTTTCACCACTAAAAAAGATTAATGATGAAGATATTTTTGGAAGCAGAATTCTTTCATTGGTTGAAAATCGTATCAATTATATTGCAATGCACACAAATTATGATGTGGCCATAGGATGTATGGGGGACTTGGCTGCAGAAAAAATAGAAATTCAGGGAAGACCACTGGAAGTCACAGGGCAGATCGATGGCGTGGAAATCGGTGTGGGAAAAGTGGGGAAATTAAAGAATGTTTGTACCTTGGAGGCCTTAATTGCTCATGTAAAGGCAAAGTTTTCACTGCCATTTGTCAGTGTCTATGGAGCAGAACTATTGGAAAATAAGCGAGTTGAGACAGTGGCTATTTCTCCAGGATCGGGAAAGGGGATGTATTCTTATGCAGTAGCAGCAGGAGCACAGGTTCTGATTACAGGAGATATCACTCACCACGAGGCACTGGATGCCAGAGAAGCAGGGATTTGTATTATTGATGCTGGTCACTATGGACTGGAGCATATTTTTATGGAAGATATGGAAAAGAAAATCAAGAAATTTATGCCAAGAGTTGCCGTGTACAGAGTGCCATTTGCCATTCCTGTACAAGTGAGGTAAAAATGATTTGTGTCAGATACCAAGAAAAAGAAAATTTATTTGATGAAAATGTCACCTTTAAAGATATTGTGAATGAGATTTCTCCTGATAGCGATGCACTCTTGGTGCGCTACAATAAAAAGTTATATGAACTTGCTAGTAAAGTTACAGAAAGTGGAGAAATTGAGCTTGTCACCATAAGCCAAAGGCCAGGAATGCAGACATTGGAGCGAACGACCTTGTTTGTTTTGATGAAGTCCTTTTTTGATGTGATTGGCAGGGAAAATATTGGCAAGTTAAAGGTGGAGTATTCCACAGGAAATGGTATCTTTATCCGTGCACTTGATGGGCTAAATATTGATGTTTCCCTTCTTTTAAAAGTGAAGGAAAGAATGAAAGCGTTGATTCGTTGTCACGCAAAAATTGAAAAGAAAAGCCTTTCCACCACAGAGGCGATGAAACACTTTCACCAATATGGAATGCTTGACAAGGAGAGATTATTTTATTTTCGTAGGGCATCGACAGTCAATGTCTATTCCATTGATGGATTTGAGGACTATTACTATGGCTATATGGCTCCAGATGCCAGTTATATCAAAAAATTTGACATCATTTCTTATCAGGATGGCTTCGTTTTATTGTTACCGTCGCCAAGACATCCCAAAGTACTGACGAAGTTTCAGCCATCAGAGAAGGTATTTCAAAAATTAAATGAGTCATCACGCTGGGCAGAAAAACTTGGCTGTGCAAATGTGGCTGCACTCAATGAAGAGATTTCAAGGGGCAATACAACAGAGATGATTTTAATTTCTGAGGCAATGATGGAAAAACAAATTGGAGATATTGCACAGGATATTGCCGGCAAAGAGGGAAAGAAGTTTGTGATGATTGCGGGGCCATCTTCGTCGGGAAAGACGACATTTTCACATCGCTTGAGCATACAGCTGAGGGCGAATGGTCTTTGTCCTCATCCGATTGCTGTGGACAATTATTTTAAAGAGAGGGAGGACACACCAAAGGATGCGGATGGAAATTATGATTTTGAAATATTAGAGGCCATTGATATCGAAAAGTTTAATGAGGACATGACAAAACTTTTAGCTGGAGAGAAAGTAGAATTACCTCACTTTAATTTTAAGGTGGGAAAGAGAGAATATAATGGGGATTTTTTACAGCTAGGAAGAGAGGATATTTTAGTTATTGAGGGGATTCATTGTCTAAATGACCGATTGTCCTATAGTTTGCCAAAGGAGTCAAAGTATAAAATTTATATTAGTGCGTTGACACAATTAAATATTGATGAGCACAATCGCATTCCTACAGCCGATGGGCGGATGATTCGGAGGATGGTGAGGGATGCAAGGACTCGGGGAATTTCGGCACAGTCGACCATTCAAATGTGGCCTTTAGTGAGAAAGGGAGAGAATGAGAATATATTTCCGTTTCAAGAGAGTGCAGATGTGATCTTTAATTCTGCATTGATTTATGAACTTGCGGTATTAAAGGCCTATGTCGAGCCACTTTTATTTGGAATTCCAAGGCAGGCACCCGAGTATGAGGAGGCCAAAAGGTTATTAAAGTTTTTGGATTATTTTTTAAATATTCCCGAAGAGCACATTCCACAGAATTCAATTTTAAGGGAATTTGTTGGTGGAAGTTGCTTTAAGGTCTAATTTGTGGTAAAGTAAAGTTCTTGAGTAAGACAGATGGTCGCGGCTACAATGCCGAAAGGTAGTAGGTGAGGAAAGTCCGGGCTTCGCAGGGCAAGATGCCAGATAACGTCTGGTGGAGGTGACTCCAAGGACAGTGCAACAGAAATATACCGCCAGGAAACTGGTAAGGGTGGAAGGGTGGTGTAAGAGACCACCGCCCCTGTGGTAACACAGGGGGGATATGTAAACCCCATCTGAAGCAAGACCGAACAGAACGAAGGGCGGCCCGTCCATGTTCAGGTAGGTTGCTCGAGCATATTGGCGACAATATGCCTAGATAGATGACCATTTGATACATAACCCGGCTTACAGTTTTGCTCAAGGAAAAGAAAACAAAGGGATTGCGAAAGAGTTGATGTTCGCAATCCCTATTTTTTAGGTATTCATTTGATATAAGATCAATAGCCCCTTGAGCAATAAATCTTCTTCAAGAACAATCTTGTGCTTACAGAGTGGGACAATAAATTTAGCTAAACCGCCCGTGGCCACGACCGTTAATGGTTTGCTTAGTTCTGTTTCCATGGCGGATAAAATGCCATCTACCATTCCAGCATGGCCATAGAGAATGCCATTTTTCATGGAATCGACTGTATTTTTTCCAATCACAGAGCCTGCCTGATTCAAATCAATGAATGGTAGTTGTGCTGTGCGAGAGGATAAGGAATCGAGGCTCACACGAATACCGGGGTGGATAATTCCACCGATGTAATTTTTATTTTCATCTACAATGGTAATGGTTGTCGCTGTGCCCATATCGACGACTGCAAGGGGGAGGGGATACTCGTGCATGGCGGCAACCGAATCGACAATTAAATCGGAACCAATAGTCTCAGGGTGATCCATTAAAAAGCCAAGCCCTGTTTTCATGTGTGTGTTGACACAGAGGCATTCAAGTCCTGTAACTTTTTTTACAGCATTCGTAATTGTGGTATTGAGTGGAGGTACAACACTGGATAAAATAGCTCCATCAATATCTTTGATCATGGTCTGGTGAATTTCAAGAATATTTTTGATATCCACAGCATATTCAAGATCTGTGCGGTTTCGATTGGTGGTAATGCGCTCTAAAAAATAGGTCTGTTGTTTATCAATTCCGCCAATGACAATGTTGGAATTGCCCATGTCGATGGTTAAAATCATTGTGCATTCTTCCTTTCAGTTTTTTTCTATGATATAATGACTCCTATGTTATCATAGCACGGCTATAAATTTGTGACAATGGAGGGGCATATGTTAAAAGGAAAGACAGTGATATTGGGAGTTTGTGGTGGCATTGCGGCCTATAAGATCGCCAATCTGGCCAGTGCACTTGTAAAACAAGGGGCAGACACCTATGTATTGATGACAAAGAATGCGACCAATTTTATCAATCCAATTGCGTTTGAGACACTGACAGGACATAAATGTGTGGTGGACACCTTTGACCGCAATTTTGAGTTTCATGTGGAACATGTTGCACTGGCGAAGAAGGCAGATATTGTGATGATTGCACCAGCAACAGCAAATGTCATTGGAAAGCTTGCAGGGGGCATTGCCGATGATATGTTGACGACGACAGTATTGGCCTGCCGATGTCCTATTCTTGTTGCACCAGCGATGAATACGAGAATGTATGAAAATCCAATTGTGGGAGAGAACATGGCAAAGTTGAGGCGTTTTGGCTTTCATTTTGTGGATGCCGTGAGTGGGTATTTGGCCTGTGGCGATGTGGGAGCAGGAAAAATGCCTGAGCCAGAGGAGCTTCTTGACCATATTCTCTATCACATTGCCTATCAAAAGGACTTGATGGGAAAAAATATTCTTGTCACGGCAGGGCCGACGAGGGAGGCTATTGATCCTGTGCGCTATTTGAGCAATCATTCCACAGGAAAGATGGGCATTGAGATTGCTAGGGCAGCAGCTTATCGAGGAGCAAATGTCACTTTGGTGCTTGGACCAACTTCTGAGCGTGCACCAAGATTTGTGCAGGTAAAATCGATTACATCGGCACAGGATATGTTTGAAGCAGTGACGGCAGTGTCAGAGAAAATGGATATTATCATTAAGGCAGCAGCAGTGGCGGATTATACTCCACTATCCGTGGCAGATCAAAAGCTAAAAAAGGGCGATGGAGATATGCAAATCCCATTGAAGCGGACAAGGGATATTTTGGCTTATTTGGGAGAGCACAAGACAGAGAAGCAATTTTTATGTGGATTTTCGATGGAAACAGAAAATATGATCGAAAACACCAAGAAAAAGTTAATCAAAAAGAACTTGGATATGATCGTTTGTAACAATGTCAAGCAGGCAGGAGCAGGTTTTGGTGGAGACACCAATGTCGTGACCTTGATGACTAGAGAGAAGATGGAAGAACTGGAGATGATGAGCAAGGCACAGGTATCCCATATATTGCTCGATCGAATTATTGGAGGATTATAAAGTGAATTTTAATGAAATTAAAAAGAGAAGAACATTTGCCATTATCAGCCATCCAGATGCTGGTAAGACGACATTGACAGAGAAGTTTTTGCTCTATGGTGGAGCAATCAATCTTGCAGGAAGTGTCAAGGGAAAAAAGACAGCAAAGTATGCGGTCAGCGACTGGATGGAAATTGAGAAGGAGAGAGGAATCTCCGTTACTTCTTCAGTAATGCAATTTAATTATGAGGGATATTGCATCAATATTTTGGACACACCAGGACATCAAGATTTCTCTGAGGACACTTACCGAACATTGATGGCGGCAGATTCTGCGGTGATGGTTATTGATGCCAGCAAGGGTGTGGAGGCCCAGACCATTAAGCTCTTTAAGGTGTGTGTGATGCGACATATTC
This region of Lachnospiraceae bacterium oral taxon 096 genomic DNA includes:
- the coaBC gene encoding bifunctional phosphopantothenoylcysteine decarboxylase/phosphopantothenate--cysteine ligase CoaBC, giving the protein MLKGKTVILGVCGGIAAYKIANLASALVKQGADTYVLMTKNATNFINPIAFETLTGHKCVVDTFDRNFEFHVEHVALAKKADIVMIAPATANVIGKLAGGIADDMLTTTVLACRCPILVAPAMNTRMYENPIVGENMAKLRRFGFHFVDAVSGYLACGDVGAGKMPEPEELLDHILYHIAYQKDLMGKNILVTAGPTREAIDPVRYLSNHSTGKMGIEIARAAAYRGANVTLVLGPTSERAPRFVQVKSITSAQDMFEAVTAVSEKMDIIIKAAAVADYTPLSVADQKLKKGDGDMQIPLKRTRDILAYLGEHKTEKQFLCGFSMETENMIENTKKKLIKKNLDMIVCNNVKQAGAGFGGDTNVVTLMTREKMEELEMMSKAQVSHILLDRIIGGL
- a CDS encoding type III pantothenate kinase, which codes for MILTIDMGNSNIVIGGIDKQQTYFLERITTNRNRTDLEYAVDIKNILEIHQTMIKDIDGAILSSVVPPLNTTITNAVKKVTGLECLCVNTHMKTGLGFLMDHPETIGSDLIVDSVAAMHEYPLPLAVVDMGTATTITIVDENKNYIGGIIHPGIRVSLDSLSSRTAQLPFIDLNQAGSVIGKNTVDSMKNGILYGHAGMVDGILSAMETELSKPLTVVATGGLAKFIVPLCKHKIVLEEDLLLKGLLILYQMNT